In one window of Orcinus orca chromosome 17, mOrcOrc1.1, whole genome shotgun sequence DNA:
- the LOC125961660 gene encoding uncharacterized protein LOC125961660, translating to MPTTDRIKFAPATGLNPATLLPDPDLEGSTIIHDCQEILAAAHGSRPDLMDLPLPDADFTWFTDGSSFLEEGKRRTGAAVVDGKQVIWAAALPQGTSAQRAELIALTRALEMAENKKVNIYTDSRYAFATAHIHGAIYQQRGLLTSGGKEIKNKDEIVALLTALMLPTKVSIIHCPGHQKGNTPIIRGNNMADQVAREIASGEVILGLSDKVPEKPGRDEEIIPATTKGTLSPQQAESMLQQMHRWTHLGTKKMVALLQKAGYETPEMTKLAEQIVQECVPCQQVNAHKGKLETGKRLRGDRPGTYWEVDFTEVRPGRYGNKYLLVFVDTFSGWIEAFPTKKETAAVVAKKILEEVFPRFGAPKVIGSDNGPAFVAQVSQDVARYLGTDWKLHCAYRPQSSGQVKKNE from the exons atgccaacaacag atcgcatcaagtttgctccagccacaggactcaatccAGCCACCTTGCTACCTGATCCTGACTTGGAAGGCTCCACCATCATACATGATTGTCAGGAAATACTGGCCGCAGCACACGGCAGTAGGCCAGATCTGATGGACCTGCCCCTCCCTGATGCTGATTTCACCTGGTTCACGgatgggagcagtttcctggaGGAAGGTAAGCGTCGAACTGGGGCAGCCGTGGTAGACGGAAAACAAGTCATATGGGCAGCGGCGCTACCACAAGGGACCTCAGCCCAACGAGCTGAATTAATTGCCCTGACGAGGGCATTagagatggcagagaataaaaaagtaaacatctaCACAGACAGTAGATATGCGTTTGCTACCGCTCATATCCACGGTGCCATTTACCAACAGAGAGGGCTACTAACTTCAGGtggcaaagaaattaaaaacaaagacgaaaTCGTGGCTTTGTTGACTGCACTCATGCTTCCTACTAAAGTCAGTATCATCCACTGCCCTGGACATCAAAAAGGAAATACCCCAATAATTAGGGGAAATAATATGGCTGACCAAGTGGCCCGAGAAATAGCATCGggagaagtcattttaggactgtcagataaagttcctgaaaaaccaggcCGCGATGAAGAAATCATCCCGGCCACAACAAAAGGAActttgtcccctcagcaagcagaatccatgttACAACAGATGCACAGATGGACACATTTGGGGACTAAAAAGATGGTAGCCTTGTTACAAAAAGCCGGGTACGAAACccctgaaatgacaaaattagctgaacaaattgtGCAGGAATGCGTCccatgtcaacaggtaaatgctcaCAAAGGGAAACTTGAAACTGGAAAGAGACTCAGGGGGGACCGCCCAGGAActtactgggaggtggactttACCGAAGTGCGTCCTGGAAGGTACGGTAATAAATACCTTTTAGTTTTTGTAGAcactttttcaggatggatagaggctttcccaacaaagaaagaaacagctgctgtAGTAGCCAAGAAGATTTTAGAAGAAGTTTTTCCTCGATTTGGAGCACCAAAGGTAATAGGGTCTGATAATGGTCCAGCCTTCGTCGCCCAGGTaagtcaggatgtggccagatatttggggactgattggaaattacattgtgcCTATAGACCCCAAAGTTCAGGTCaggtaaaaaagaatgaatag